One Glycine soja cultivar W05 chromosome 2, ASM419377v2, whole genome shotgun sequence genomic region harbors:
- the LOC114402344 gene encoding uncharacterized protein LOC114402344, with protein sequence MEDKYSLGRQHSGIWKSLRDGEFDEEEVWDVFKNRSDYGSSSSGVRKFKDKGKSSSVPARPSSARMIPRSSNSSNNSSASSSNEAKVLQQSAPVNIPDWSKIYRTKTPKNSVSRFDDDYDGDGAANYGGDSDEDGEENDESDSKLPPHEFIARRLARSRISSFSVLEGAGRTLKGRDLSKVRNDVLSKTGFLESL encoded by the coding sequence ATGGAAGATAAGTATAGTCTAGGCAGGCAGCATAGTGGGATATGGAAGTCCTTGAGAGATGGAGAATTTGATGaagaagaagtttgggatgTTTTCAAGAACAGAAGTGATTatggttcttcttcttctggggTTCGCAAGTTCAAAGACAAGGGTAAATCCTCTTCTGTTCCTGCTAGGCCTAGTTCAGCCAGAATGATCCCAAGATCTAGCAATAGCAGTAACAATAGCAGTGCTAGTTCCTCCAATGAAGCCAAGGTTCTTCAGCAATCAGCACCTGTCAACATTCCTGACTGGTCAAAGATATATAGGACTAAAACCCCCAAGAATAGTGTTTCAAGGTTTGATGATGATTATGATGGTGATGGTGCTGCTAACTATGGTGGGGATAGTGATGAGGATGGAGAGGAAAATGATGAGAGTGATTCCAAGCTTCCTCCACATGAGTTTATTGCCAGAAGGCTTGCAAGGAGTCGGATTTCCTCATTTTCTGTTTTAGAAGGTGCTGGGAGAACCCTCAAAGGTAGGGATCTTAGCAAAGTAAGGAATGATGTACTCTCAAAAACTGGTTTCCTTGAATCACTATAA